The DNA sequence TTTACTTGCAAGCGTCATTTTTTACCTCAAATCTTTTTTCTACTGCTGAAACAAGGCAAAGTTATCCTGCCAAATGTAAATTTCTAGCAATAGTATAGCAAAAATGACGGCGGTTTTCACCTGAATTTAATTATTTTCCAGCTCCCTGAGATATCCCTTTAATTCTTCCGAAACATCCGTATCCATATTGACATGATTTTCCCATGAACTATTACTGGTACCATTTCGAATGTTGAAGCGCACAATGACAACATTGCTGCTATTGTAACCCGGACTTGGATCAATATTTAATAATTCCTCAATCACTTCAGGATCTTTAATTTCTACCTTCTTGGGAATTACTGCTTCGTCTGAATTTCTTGCATTATTTGCTATCATCCTTTCTTCGTAGTTTTCCAGCTCAACAGATTCGATGTTCTCCAATAGCAGGGCAAATTGGTCGTAATATCCCTTTTCTTCAAGCCACTTTTTGAGCGAAGTAAAACTGCTTTGAAGCATGATGTTTGTCGTTTTATCTTCATTGTTAACGACTGATATGTTGATATGTTCCTGCTTTTTTGACGCCATTTCTTGATAGGACATTTTACTTATTTCATCTTTCAGAATTTCTGTAAATTCCTTAAGATCCGTGCTGTCTGTGAGAATTACAGGCTTTTTGCCGCTGCGACCATCGCTGAGTGTGATGAGTTTTATATCCTCCGGCTTTAGGCTTATTGCCGGGAATATCAAGCTTTTATACTCACCGGATTCATAAATCGGTTTTAACAAAGCAGCATCCTTCTGATCGGCTTCATTAACTTCGTATTGCCTGATGAGATAGCCCCCATTTTTCAGCGTATAAATAAGATAACGGGGTTGGCCTTCAGCCTTATTCCTTTCTTTTATCAAATATCTGTGAAGCTCAGTCATTCTTGCAATATTATCCTTGCTTTCAAAGAACAAAGGATTGTTATTTTCGAGGTAACGTTTTCCGTACCAATATTCCAGGTATTCCGGATTTTTTTCTTTTTCATAATAAACCCACAGTCCCATGTCATACCCCAAATAAACCTTGTCTACTTCTTCAGGGTTTGGTACACGGTTAACAAAACCACCAACGTCCAGAGAGATAGCTCCAAAAAGTATCAGAATCACAGCCGAATAGTACAGATAACCCTTATAGAAATGCAAAACCTTGAAAGATTTATGAATCAAAATTTCGGCAACAAAGTACCCCAGGACCGAACCGAAAAAATAGCCAATAATCAGCAAGGGAAAAGACTGTCCGGCAAGACTGCAGAAATAGGATCCTCCAATAAGCATCAAACAGAAGGTTACCCCATATTTGAATACCGGGTATAACGCGGGAAAGGCAATAATATCTCCGGCCGTTTCGAGTTTTCTGTATTTGTAAGCCAACCATCCCAATCCAAAAAATATGACTGCCGCTATGAGGTATGTAATAAAGTATCCGACAGTATGCACCGTATACACTGTTCCCTGCGGCATCCCATTCAAGAGCAAAAATATCGGATAAGTATTCTCGAAAGCCAGCGAGTAGGTATTGGCGAATCCGTACAATAATTGCCCTAAGCTGTAGGTAATCAACGTATAAATTCCCACCGGCAGTACCTGAAAGATATAAGTAAACACGATTTGGGCGATGGAAGATCCGGTGAGCATGCCAACAAATACAGTTACACTGTAAAACAAGACACTGAACAACACGTGTAATCCCAGCCACATTAATATCTTAGGCAGCGTATAAAAGCTTCCGAGTACCGTAACGTATTTTAACAGTATGAGAATGAAACAATTCAGCACTGCAGGCAGCAGTAAAAGAACGAGGCCTGAAAAACAATGGCTGGCATATTGAGAACTCCTGTTATATGGCAAACTGTGCATCATCACGGATGACTTGTCTGCCTGCAAGTATCTGAATATGAACACTGCCAATAAAACCGGCACCGTACAGATTAGAATATTCTGAAGCCCGCTCTCTGAAAGGCCTAACGCCCTATCTACAGTATCTTGGAGCCATTGTGCATCAAAAATTTCTAATTTCAGGGTATCCATCAGGTTCCTGAAAGGCATATCAATAAAAAGAGCCAGTGCATACAGGGCGCTTAGCCACCAGTAACGTTTAAAATCACTTAAGATCAACGCTTTTTTAAATAAGGATATTTTGAATGTCATAGCCCATTCCTCCCAATTCATAAATAAAAATTTCTTCCAGCGTCAGGGGAAGTACATCCAAAATAACCGGATTGGCTGATTTTACTTTTTGCATTAATTCGTCCTTATCTCCTCTGGCGATGAGCAGCAGTATGCTTCCTGTCTGGGTCTTGTGCAAAATATGTGTATCTACGAGGAATCCCTCCGGAATGCTATCAGAGAATGCGATCTGAAATTTGTGGATATCCGATTTCATGTCATCCAGTTCTCTCTCCACAACGATTTTTCCATTGTGAAGAATCCCGACGTGATCACAAACATCTTCCAGCTCTCTCAGATTGTGGGATGACACCAATACGGTTACCTCTCTTTCGGCGACATCCTGAAGTACAAGACTCCATACCTTTTTTCGCATGACAGGGTCAAGACCGTCGACGGGTTCATCAAGGACCATCACGCTGGGCATTGCGCAAATCCCCAGCCAGAAGGCCACCTGTTTCTGCATCCCTTTCGAGAGTTTGACAACCCTTCTCTTGCTGTCGATAGGAAATACCTGCTTTAATTGCTCGTACCTGTTCCAATTCCATTGGGGATATATTTTTGCGTAAAACTTTGCTGTTTCATCGATGCTGTATTGAGAAAAGAAATACAAATCGTCAGGTATGTAGACCATTCGGGCCTTAACCTCAGGATTTTCATAGACCGGCTGATGGTCAATCGCCACTGTGCCTTGATCCTGGCGGTATAATCCGGTTAAATGCTTAATCAGCGTAGTTTTTCCGGCACCATTCGGCCCAAGCAGGCCATATACCGATGCTTTCCTGACATTAATATTTAATTCATTCAAAACTTTATTTTTGCCAAAATTCTTCGTCAGATTTTTAACCTCAATCAATTTTCTTGCCCTCCTTCTTTGAATATATTTCTTCGATCCTGGAAATAAGCTGTTCTTTAGGTATATTCATATAGGCAAGCTCTGAGATAAGTTTGTCTATCTCCAGCATCAAGTCACCCCTTCTTGCTTGATTGACTTTGTCAGCAAAGGGTGTAACAAAGCTTCCTTTGGCACGGATGGCGTATATATATCCTTCCAGCTCCAGATCTTTGTAAGCTTTCTGAATGGTATTGGGGTTTATGGTGAGAGACTGGGCCATTTCACGAACAGACGGGACCCTTTCATTGGGTTTTAAGACGCCGCTGATGATAAGTGCTTTTAATTTCTCCTTAATCTGTTCATATAAAGGCCTATGATCCAAATAATCCAATTGAAACATCGTTACCTCCAACTGTATTATTTTATATAGTACAGTTAATACAGTGATTATATTAACTTATCCTCCATTTTTTGTCAATAGAGAAAAAAAGAAGAAATCCAAGCATAACAAAAGCAGAAGCCCGGCCAAGTGAACCGGGTTTCTGCTTATAACCAAAAATATTTTTAACCTATCATATACTATGCCTTGTCCGGGATTTTTGTTACATATAAAAAATAGAGACTGACCGGTTCCAAGTATCAAACGGAACTCTGATTTTACCTGTTTTTCTCCGAGCATGCGAAGAAAAATGTGCCGATGATCAGGCAAACCACCGTCAACACTGCAATAGCGATAAAGTTCACCACCGGATTAAACAAGACAACGCTGCCGTATTCCGGCGTCCCTGCGTAAACCACCGCCCGTACCAGGTCAAGGCAGTAGGTCATCGGCATGGCATGGCTTAAGGCATAGAGGACACCACTGGAGTGGTTGATCGGGATAATCGCGCCGGAAAGGAACATCTGCGGCATGGTGATAAGCATCACGGCAATATTCGCCGTCCTACTGCTTTTGACAAGCCCGATAATGATCATGGCCAGCGCGCCCCCCGAAAGGCACATCAGCGGCGACAGCGCCAGAATCAGCAGCAGCTGCCCGGGACTTAGGGTAATTCCCATGATCAGCCCGACAATCAAGGTGCCGGCCATACTGACGATTGCTCCAAAGGAAGAGCCGAAAATCTTACCGATCACGATCGCATACCGGGAAACGGGAGAGACCAGCATTTCTTGAGTAAAGTCCGTGGTATGGTCCTCGACCAGCGACGTCATCCCCATAGTCGTGACCATAAAGAGCATATTGACCAGCATCCCGACCAGCATAAACTGATTGTAATCAAAACTAAGTCCGCCCGCCATGTTCTGGGCGAGGCTGCCGCCCAGCATCCCCATCATTATCAGCGGCATCATCAGGCTCATGATGAGGGAGCCGGGAGACCGGAGCGCGATGGTAATGTCGCGTGCGGCAATCGTAAGCACAGCGTTGATTTCACGTCCGAATCGTGATTTCTCTTTTTCTTTTGACCAGGCAGTTTCATTCATGGCAATCTCACTCATGCTGCTGCACCTCCCGTCCTGTTCAGATATTCCACATAAGCGTCTTCCAGCGTCGGCTCATTGATTTTCAGCAGCGTCAGCTTGGTATTCAGCCGGGCGATAATTTCCTGCGCCGTTTTGTCCTGATAAGGGACGATGATATGCGCGTCCTTTTTATGGAACAAACCCAGTTCCGAAAGTTCTCCAGTCAGGCCCTCCCGATCGTCGGCGTCCAGGATCAGTTCCTGGCGGACCAGGCTTTTTTTCATTTCTTCCGGCGAACAGCAGCTAGCAACCCGTCCCTGATTAACAATGCATACTTTGTCCACGTTCTCGGCCTCGTCGATGTAGTGCGTGGTCAAGAACACTGTGGTGCCGTGTTCCTTGCGGACAGTGTTGATGTATTCCCACAAGCTTCTGCGGCTTACGGCGTCCAGTCCCTGCGTCGGTTCGTCCAGAAACAGCACCGACGGCGTGTGCATCAGGCTGCGGATAATTTCCAGCTTGCGCTGCATACCGCCCGACATCTTTTTGACCGGCTTAAACAAAGCATCCTGAATACCGACGATCTCAGCCAGTTCCATGACGCGGTCTTTATATGCGGAGGGCATGAGGCGAAAAGTCGGCCGGTAGCTGAACATCCCATACAGACAGGCGTGAAAACGGATATTTTCTTCCGCCGAGAGCTGCAAGTCAAGGCTGGGCTGCTGAAAAATGATTCCGACCTTCTCGCGCACCTGCTTCGCCTCCTTCTCCACGTCATAGCCCGCGATCGTGACGATGCCGGAAGTCTTGGAAAGCGTGGTGGTCAGAATGGAGATGGTGGTTGTCTTCCCGGCGCCGTTCGGGCCAAGAAAGGCGAAAAATTCCCCCTCGTTCACCGCGAAGCTCACGCCCTTCACTGCTGGCGTTTTCGCTTTATCATACTGCTTGACCAGTTCTTCTACATAAATCATAGCCATCAAAATAACCTCCTGTTTTTTTACTACGGTGACAGTTTACCGCTGTAAAGTAAACGGAGGTTAAATGGAATTTAAACGAAATGTAAACTGAGTGTTCAAACATCAAACATATATAATATTGTTTAAGCTTTGGGCAGGTCTGTGTGTCACAATACTGCTTTTCGGCTGATTGCGTCCTCCTGACGAGCAGCTCCTTGCCATCCATGGCATCGCTGCACTAGGCCCTCCATGGCCGTCGAAACAGCCGCGCTTCGCAATCCGTACTCCGCTTGACGCTGGCTATCCATTACGAAGACTGGTCTGGGGTTAGTGTAATCTTTAATGTTAGCGTTACTTTGGAATGGTTCTACTAGATAGAAGTTCACCGAGAATCAGTGGGAAAAATGACGCGGCAGCGTGATCGTAAATGTTGTGCCTTTCCCGATCGCGCTTTCCGGCGTAATATGCCCGCCATGCAGTTCCACGATCTTCTTAGCGAGCGAAAGTCCGAGGCCGTTGCCGCCAAGCGCGCGCTCACGGGCCTTGTCCACTTTATAAAACCGCTCAAATATATGGATCTGGTCTTCCGGCGCGATCCCGATACCGGTATCGGCAATCCGGAAGCACACATCCGTCTGATCCGCTTTTAAAACAACCCGGATCACACCGCCCTCCGGCGTAAACTTTACGGCATTGTGCAGCAGATTCACCCAGACCTGGGACAAGAGTCCTTCGTCTCCTTGGATCGTCAGTTTTTCCAGGTCCGCCTCCAGCGCGATATTCTTGGCGCGCCACTGTGGTTCCAGCATCAGGGCGATATCCGCCAGCTGCTTGTCGAGCCGGTATTCATTCAACGATAATGGCTCGCCGCCGGTTTCCAGCACCGACAGTTTCAGGAGGTTTTCGCTTAAGGCGGACAGCCGTTTGCTTTCAGCTTCAATGATGCCCAGATAGTGATTCCGCTGGGCGGCTGTCAGCGTGTCGTTTTTTAATAAGGCAGCAAATCCACTGATGGAAGTCAGCGGTGATTGGATCTCATGGGAGATATTGGAGATGAAATCCTGCCGCAGCTGCTCCATCGAGCCAAGCTCTTTCGCAATTTTATTGATCCCCTCCGCAATATCATCGTAAAAAAATTCATCCTGCGTATCAATAAAAACATCAAAATCGCCTTGGGCAATCCGGGTCATGGCGTTCAGCAATTGGTTATGCGTGGCGCGATGCTTCTCGAGGCCATGGGTACG is a window from the Dehalobacter sp. DCA genome containing:
- a CDS encoding DUF6449 domain-containing protein, which translates into the protein MTFKISLFKKALILSDFKRYWWLSALYALALFIDMPFRNLMDTLKLEIFDAQWLQDTVDRALGLSESGLQNILICTVPVLLAVFIFRYLQADKSSVMMHSLPYNRSSQYASHCFSGLVLLLLPAVLNCFILILLKYVTVLGSFYTLPKILMWLGLHVLFSVLFYSVTVFVGMLTGSSIAQIVFTYIFQVLPVGIYTLITYSLGQLLYGFANTYSLAFENTYPIFLLLNGMPQGTVYTVHTVGYFITYLIAAVIFFGLGWLAYKYRKLETAGDIIAFPALYPVFKYGVTFCLMLIGGSYFCSLAGQSFPLLIIGYFFGSVLGYFVAEILIHKSFKVLHFYKGYLYYSAVILILFGAISLDVGGFVNRVPNPEEVDKVYLGYDMGLWVYYEKEKNPEYLEYWYGKRYLENNNPLFFESKDNIARMTELHRYLIKERNKAEGQPRYLIYTLKNGGYLIRQYEVNEADQKDAALLKPIYESGEYKSLIFPAISLKPEDIKLITLSDGRSGKKPVILTDSTDLKEFTEILKDEISKMSYQEMASKKQEHINISVVNNEDKTTNIMLQSSFTSLKKWLEEKGYYDQFALLLENIESVELENYEERMIANNARNSDEAVIPKKVEIKDPEVIEELLNIDPSPGYNSSNVVIVRFNIRNGTSNSSWENHVNMDTDVSEELKGYLRELENN
- a CDS encoding ABC transporter ATP-binding protein codes for the protein MIEVKNLTKNFGKNKVLNELNINVRKASVYGLLGPNGAGKTTLIKHLTGLYRQDQGTVAIDHQPVYENPEVKARMVYIPDDLYFFSQYSIDETAKFYAKIYPQWNWNRYEQLKQVFPIDSKRRVVKLSKGMQKQVAFWLGICAMPSVMVLDEPVDGLDPVMRKKVWSLVLQDVAEREVTVLVSSHNLRELEDVCDHVGILHNGKIVVERELDDMKSDIHKFQIAFSDSIPEGFLVDTHILHKTQTGSILLLIARGDKDELMQKVKSANPVILDVLPLTLEEIFIYELGGMGYDIQNILI
- a CDS encoding GntR family transcriptional regulator produces the protein MFQLDYLDHRPLYEQIKEKLKALIISGVLKPNERVPSVREMAQSLTINPNTIQKAYKDLELEGYIYAIRAKGSFVTPFADKVNQARRGDLMLEIDKLISELAYMNIPKEQLISRIEEIYSKKEGKKID
- a CDS encoding ABC transporter permease — its product is MNETAWSKEKEKSRFGREINAVLTIAARDITIALRSPGSLIMSLMMPLIMMGMLGGSLAQNMAGGLSFDYNQFMLVGMLVNMLFMVTTMGMTSLVEDHTTDFTQEMLVSPVSRYAIVIGKIFGSSFGAIVSMAGTLIVGLIMGITLSPGQLLLILALSPLMCLSGGALAMIIIGLVKSSRTANIAVMLITMPQMFLSGAIIPINHSSGVLYALSHAMPMTYCLDLVRAVVYAGTPEYGSVVLFNPVVNFIAIAVLTVVCLIIGTFFFACSEKNR
- a CDS encoding ATP-binding cassette domain-containing protein, coding for MAMIYVEELVKQYDKAKTPAVKGVSFAVNEGEFFAFLGPNGAGKTTTISILTTTLSKTSGIVTIAGYDVEKEAKQVREKVGIIFQQPSLDLQLSAEENIRFHACLYGMFSYRPTFRLMPSAYKDRVMELAEIVGIQDALFKPVKKMSGGMQRKLEIIRSLMHTPSVLFLDEPTQGLDAVSRRSLWEYINTVRKEHGTTVFLTTHYIDEAENVDKVCIVNQGRVASCCSPEEMKKSLVRQELILDADDREGLTGELSELGLFHKKDAHIIVPYQDKTAQEIIARLNTKLTLLKINEPTLEDAYVEYLNRTGGAAA
- a CDS encoding ATP-binding protein, encoding MKQPKRPKRPPAAIALISFILAFGCFFAAGYGLVSLIYRWTGTPPHFWASLIASLTGMILFIGSASIFRWIAIRRTHGLEKHRATHNQLLNAMTRIAQGDFDVFIDTQDEFFYDDIAEGINKIAKELGSMEQLRQDFISNISHEIQSPLTSISGFAALLKNDTLTAAQRNHYLGIIEAESKRLSALSENLLKLSVLETGGEPLSLNEYRLDKQLADIALMLEPQWRAKNIALEADLEKLTIQGDEGLLSQVWVNLLHNAVKFTPEGGVIRVVLKADQTDVCFRIADTGIGIAPEDQIHIFERFYKVDKARERALGGNGLGLSLAKKIVELHGGHITPESAIGKGTTFTITLPRHFSH